A part of Cotesia glomerata isolate CgM1 linkage group LG4, MPM_Cglom_v2.3, whole genome shotgun sequence genomic DNA contains:
- the LOC123262699 gene encoding cGMP-specific 3',5'-cyclic phosphodiesterase-like, whose protein sequence is MKISMIPRSPETPDKRECTLVSSSDSKGPLSETSTTAGNNNLYNTSDDKDAKEKAKKKTLCEETVYEFEEDGLTMERVGKYLESNPLVVEAWLRDKASNELKVKLLNTSLLKQQSSLSVRAQNSQESQPRKRNSVTTDLFQSWLASNSPIKRSKSPNRLPMSMSGRRDELTQLDEGELFMELIRDVANELDINVLCHKILVNVGLLTHADRGSLFLAKGPQDERYLVAKLFDVTQDTELENAIQKANSEEIRIPFGVGIAGYVAQTKEIINIKDAYSDPRFNSKIDLRTGYKTTLILSMPICNYEGDVIGVAQIINKTNGSNEFTDRDIEVFKRYLTFCGIGIQNAQLFELSVLEYRRNQILLNLARSIFEEQNNLECLVTKIMTEAKELLKCERCLVYLLDLDCGEAGHLEKIVERPGKSIQEDRKPLSRRESNNIDMEDILSRQALASDGSSKFTMVFEMENGVQEARVSRPSVSELASPLGRIARYVASTGQILNIGDAAIWLRKGVIDESKEPIKSILCMPIVNGQRSVIGVAQLINKDNGSSFTDSDVSIFEAFAIFCGLGIHNTQMYESACKLMAKQKVALECLSYHATASNEDALKLTTDPIPSAEQFNLYSFTFIDFDLSDEDTCRATVRMFKACDLIQRFHIPYDVLCRWVLSVKKNYRPVKYHNWRHALNVAQTMFAMLKTGKMEQFMTDLEILGLLVACLCHDLDHRGTNNAFQTKTESPLAILYSTSTMEHHHFDQCVMILNSDSNNIFQTLSMEDYRRVMKVVESAILSTDLAVYFKKKNKFMELIDDGEFDWQSEEKKELLCGMMMTACDVSAIAKPWDVQHRVAKLVADEFFDQGDLEKLQLNQQPVAMMDRERRDELPQMQVGFIDVICLPLYKVLSETFPWIMPLYEGTTENRKNWQDLAEKVEMGLTWIDRDTIEEPVEEFVSQEPKDIEFTVTTLNCTTATPGTAKEFPKTALGRFASLRKGGRSLGKGVRHRLSKSLYTRNNSEDTGKVKVMLPDRKSNKNKLCLLI, encoded by the exons ATGAAGATCTCGATGATACCAAGATCGCCGGAGACCCCGGACAAAAGGGAGTGTACGTTGGTGTCGTCTAGTGACTCCAAGGGACCCTTATCGGAAACGAGCACCACCGCGGGTAACAATAACCTTTACAACACCAGCGACGATAAGGATGCTAAGGAGAAGGCCAAGAAAAAGACGCTCTGCGAGGAAACTGTATATGAGTTTGAAGAAGATGGTCTTACGATGGAACGAGTCGGAAA ATACCTGGAAAGCAACCCCCTGGTAGTGGAAGCCTGGCTGCGGGACAAAGCGTCTAATGAATTAAAAGTAAAGCTTTTGAACACGAGTCTCCTAAAGCAGCAATCAAGCTTGAGTGTCCGGGCGCAGAACTCCCAGGAGAGCCAGCCCAGAAAGAGGAACAGCGTGACTACTGACCTTTTCCAGTCCTGGCTGGCTTCTAATTCGCCCATCAAGCGCTCCAAGAGTCCCAACCG ATTGCCGATGTCAATGTCCGGAAGACGAGACGAGCTGACCCAGCTAGACGAAGGTGAGCTTTTCATGGAGCTGATCCGGGACGTGGCCAACGAGCTGGACATCAACGTGCTCTGCCACAAGATCCTCGTCAATGTCGGGCTGCTAACTCACGCGGACAGGGGCAGCCTGTTCCTGGCCAAGGGCCCGCAGGACGAGCGATACCTGGTCGCGAAGCTGTTCGACGTGACCCAGGATACCGAGCTAGAGAATGCGATCCAAAAAGCCAACTCAGAGGAGATCAGGATCCCTTTTGGGGTTGGGATCGCTGGGTACGTCGCCCAAACCAAGGAGATCATCAACATCAAGGACGCGTACAGCGACCCCAGGTTCAACAGCAAGATCGACTTAAGGACCGGATACAAGACCACGCTGATCCTGTCGATGCCTATCTGCAATTACGAAGGCGATGTTATTGGAGTCGCTCAGATCATCAATAAGACCAATGGGAGTAATGAGTTCACCGATCGCGATATTGAGGTCTTTAAGAGATACTTGACCTTCTGCGGAATCGGGATCCAGAACGCTCAGCTGTTTGAACTGTCTGTGCTGGAGTATAGGAGGAACCAAATTTTGCTGAACCTCGCCAGGAGCATCTTCGAGGAACAGAATAACTTGGAGTGTCTTGTGACTAAAATTATGACGGAAGCCAAGGAGTTGCTCAAGTGTGAAAGGTGCTTGGTGTACTTGCTGGATTTGGATTGTGGTGAAGCTGGACATTTGGAGAAAATTGTAGAGAGGCCGGGGAAGTCTATTCAAGAGGACCGCAAACCGCTTTCCAGGAGGGAG AGCAACAACATTGACATGGAGGACATTTTGTCTCGGCAAGCGTTGGCGTCAGACGGAAGCTCAAAGTTCACGATGGTCTTCGAGATGGAAAATGGCGTCCAGGAAGCTCGAGTCAGCAGGCCCAGTGTAAGCGAGCTCGCGAGTCCTTTAGGCAGGATTGCGAGATACGTCGCAAGCACGGGCCAGATCCTGAATATAGGTGACGCTGCGATCTGGTTAAGAAAGGGCGTTATCGACGAGAGCAAAGAGCCTATCAAAAGCATCCTGTGCATGCCGATCGTCAACGGACAACGGAGTGTCATCGGCGTAGCTCAGTTGATAAATAAG GACAATGGAAGCTCGTTTACCGACAGCGACGTCTCTATATTCGAGGCGTTCGCGATTTTCTGTGGACTGGGGATCCACAACACCCAGATGTACGAATCGGCGTGCAAGCTGATGGCCAAACAAAAGGTCGCCCTTGAGTGTCTGAGCTACCACGCAACCGCGAGCAACGAGGACGCCCTTAAGCTCACGACTGATCCCATTCCTTCGGCCGAGCAGTTCAACCTTTACAGTTTTACCTTTATTGACTTTGACCTTAGTGATGAGGATACCTGTAGGGCCACCGTTAGGATGTTCAAGGCCTGCGACCTTATTCAAAGGTTTCATATTCCCTACGATGTGCTCTGCAGATGGGTTCTTAgtgttaagaaaaattatag gcCTGTAAAATACCACAATTGGCGACACGCATTAAACGTCGCCCAAACGATGTTCGCAATGCTAAAAACGGGAAAAATGGAGCAATTCATGACCGACCTAGAGATCTTGGGTCTTCTGGTGGCCTGTCTGTGCCACGATTTGGACCACCGAGGAACAAACAACGCCTTCCAGACAAAAACCGAATCGCCGTTAGCGATCCTCTACTCCACGAGCACTATGGAGCACCACCACTTTGATCAATGCGTGATGATCCTCAACTCCGACAGCAACAACATCTTCCAAACCTTGTCAATGGAGGATTACCGACGTGTCATGAAGGTCGTCGAGAGCGCAATTCTTTCTACAGACTTGGCCGTGTActtcaaaaagaaaaataaattcatggAGTTGATCGACGACGGAGAATTCGACTGGCAAAGCGAGGAGAAAAAAGAAC tacTCTGCGGAATGATGATGACAGCCTGCGACGTGAGCGCGATAGCCAAGCCCTGGGACGTCCAGCACCGAGTAGCAAAGCTGGTGGCCGATGAATTTTTCGACCAGGGTGACTTGGAGAAGCTTCAGCTGAACCAACAGCCAGTCGCGATGATGGACCGCGAACGCCGTGACGAACTTCCGCAGATGCAAGTCGGGTTCATCGACGTGATTTGCCTGCCCTTGTACAAGGTCCTCTCAGAGACCTTCCCGTGGATCATGCCTCTCTACGAGGGCACCACCGAGAACCGGAAGAACTGGCAGGATTTGGCAGAGAAAGTCGAGATGGGGCTCACGTGGATCGACCGCGACACTATCGAGGAACCTGTCGAGGAGTTTGTATCCCAGGAGCCGAAAGACATCGAATTTACAGTGACTACACTCAACTGCACGACTGCGACTCCTGGAACTGCCAAGGAGTTCCCCAAGACCGCTCTTGGCAGGTTCGCGTCGCTCCGGAAGGGCGGAAGGTCACTCGGGAAAGGAGTCAGACATCGACTCAGCAAGTCGCTTTATACCAGAAATAATTCGGAAGATACTGGCAAGGTCAAGGTTATGCTTCCTGACCGGAAGAGCAATAAGAACAAACTTTGCTTGCTCATTTGA
- the LOC123262700 gene encoding golgin subfamily A member 7 isoform X2: MPLGNHVTMIPLDEMSRGQPGGNGGANSPPQNCMKVFIQRDYSQGTMVKFQTRFPPELSDRLDIESFEYTINQLNNYFAEAERASCSTYCEGCLACLTGYLIYICTETHYEKCLRKVAKFISEQNDRVYRPRGLLLTDPTTRGLRLIEISVLDRPPS, encoded by the exons atgcctctc GGAAACCATGTAACGATGATACCTTTGGACGAGATGTCTCGAGGACAACCAGGTGGCAATGGTGGTGCTAACAGTCCGCCTCAGAACTGTATGAAAGTATTTATCCAGCGGGATTACAGCCAAGGAACTATGGTCAAATTCCAGACCAGGTTTCCTCCTGAATTATCTGATAGA ctGGACATTGAGTCATTCGAGTACACAATAAACCAACTAAACAACTACTTCGCAGAAGCGGAGCGCGCAAGTTGTTCAACGTACTGCGAGGGTTGCCTGGCGTGCCTGACCGGGTACCTGATCTACATCTGTACAGAAACGCACTACGAAAAGTGCCTAAGGAAGGTCGCGAAGTTCATCAGCGAGCAGAACGACCGCGTCTACAGGCCGCGAGGCCTCCTTCTGACTGACCCAACGACCCGGGGACTCAGACTTATAGAAATTTCGGTCCTGGACCGGCCGCCCTCGTGA
- the LOC123262700 gene encoding golgin subfamily A member 7 isoform X1, whose product MKKKINSMGNHVTMIPLDEMSRGQPGGNGGANSPPQNCMKVFIQRDYSQGTMVKFQTRFPPELSDRLDIESFEYTINQLNNYFAEAERASCSTYCEGCLACLTGYLIYICTETHYEKCLRKVAKFISEQNDRVYRPRGLLLTDPTTRGLRLIEISVLDRPPS is encoded by the exons atgaaaaaaaaaataaattccatg GGAAACCATGTAACGATGATACCTTTGGACGAGATGTCTCGAGGACAACCAGGTGGCAATGGTGGTGCTAACAGTCCGCCTCAGAACTGTATGAAAGTATTTATCCAGCGGGATTACAGCCAAGGAACTATGGTCAAATTCCAGACCAGGTTTCCTCCTGAATTATCTGATAGA ctGGACATTGAGTCATTCGAGTACACAATAAACCAACTAAACAACTACTTCGCAGAAGCGGAGCGCGCAAGTTGTTCAACGTACTGCGAGGGTTGCCTGGCGTGCCTGACCGGGTACCTGATCTACATCTGTACAGAAACGCACTACGAAAAGTGCCTAAGGAAGGTCGCGAAGTTCATCAGCGAGCAGAACGACCGCGTCTACAGGCCGCGAGGCCTCCTTCTGACTGACCCAACGACCCGGGGACTCAGACTTATAGAAATTTCGGTCCTGGACCGGCCGCCCTCGTGA